The Variovorax sp. S12S4 genome includes the window TCGGTCGAGCGAGCCGTCATGACGCAGGCGCGTGCAATCCGCCTGCCCGTGCAGGTGGTGCGCGAACTGCAGCAGGTGCTGCGGGCCCGCCGCACGCTGGAGGGCGATTCAGACTTCCTGGCGAACCGGCCCGACGGTGTGCGGGTGGAAGACATCGCCGCATTTCTGGGACGCGAAGTGCAGGCAGTGGCGGAGCTGCTGGCGCTTGCGGAGGCGCCGCGCTCCCTGGATGGCGGCGACGCGCACGGCGACGAGGGCTTTATCTTGGCCGACACCGTGGCCTCCGACGACGAGCGAAGCAGTCCGACCGACGTGACCCACACGCACGAGGTCGAACGCCTGCTCGACCAATGGGTTCATGCGCTCGATGCGCGCGAGCGCGAGGTGCTCGAAGGTCGCTACGGCCTGCATGACCGGGAGCCCGAAACGCTCGAGGTCCTGAGCGTTCGGCTGGGCCTGACGCGGGAGCGCGTGAGGCAGATCCAGAACGAGGCGCTCGCCAAGATGCGCCGCCAGCTGGTCCGCTCCGGTGTGGGGCGCGACGCCTTGTTCTAGGCGGCGCCGGCGCAGCCGCGGGAGGCCGGGCCGGCGCTGAGACAATCGGGGGATGACGGAATCCACTGAAGAAAAGAAAGTCCCCACGAAAGCGGCCGGGAAGACCCCGGCCAGCGCCCCGGACGAATGGCTCAAGGTCGAGTCGCTTGACCTGGACGCGCAGGGCGTCGCGCACAACGCCGAGGGCATGGTCGTGTTCATCGAGGGCGCCTTGCCCTTCGAGGAAGTGCAGCTCAACGTGCACCGGCGCAAGAACAACTGGGAGCAGGGCACGGTCACCGCAATCCGGCGTGAATCGTCGCAACGCGTGCGCCCGGGCTGTCCGCATTTCGGGCTGCACACCGGCGCGTGCGGCGGTTGCAAGATGCAGCATCTGGACGCCGCGGCGCAGGTGGCGGTGAAGCAGCGTGCGCTCGAAGACAACCTGTGGCATCTCGGCAAGGTGCGGCCCGAGAACGTGCTGCGGCCGATGGAAGGGCCGGCCTGGCACTACCGATACCGCGCCCGGCTCTCGGTGCGCCACGTGGTCAAGAAGGGCACGGTGCTGATCGGGTTTCATGAGCGCAAGAGCCGGTATCTCGCCGACATGCAGGTGTGCCCGGTGCTGCCTAAGCAGGTCAGCGACATGCTGATGCCGCTGCGCGCACTCATCGGCTCGATGGATGCACGCGAGACCTGCCCGCAGATCGAACTTGCCTGCGGTGATGCGCCGGGAACGACCGCGCTCGGCACAATCGCGCTGGTGCTCAGGCACCTGGAGCCGCTGTCCAGCGCGGACATCGGCCGCCTGAAAGCGTTCGCGGCGCAGAACCCCGGCGTTCAATGGTGGCTCCAGGCCAAAGGCCCCGAGACAGTGAAGCTGCTGGAAGAGGGCGGCACGCCGCTGTCGTACGAACTGCCCGAGTTCGGCGTCACCATGCCGTTCAAGCCAACTGATTTCACGCAGGTCAACCCGCACATCAATCGCGCGCTGGTGGGCAAGGCGCTGCGCCTTCTCGATGTGCAGCCGCAAGAGCGGGTGATCGACTGGTTCTGCGG containing:
- a CDS encoding sigma-70 family RNA polymerase sigma factor — translated: MPWPPPRPRRTLPVRRAVGKGEAAADNNPESTPAARPGRAAADPIAFAEPLGGEGADALTIYLRQVRRTELFTPEQEYQAACAARAGDFAARQSMIEHNLRLVVNIAKAYLGRGVPLSDLIEEGNLGLMHAITKFEPERGFRFSTYATWWIRQSVERAVMTQARAIRLPVQVVRELQQVLRARRTLEGDSDFLANRPDGVRVEDIAAFLGREVQAVAELLALAEAPRSLDGGDAHGDEGFILADTVASDDERSSPTDVTHTHEVERLLDQWVHALDAREREVLEGRYGLHDREPETLEVLSVRLGLTRERVRQIQNEALAKMRRQLVRSGVGRDALF
- the rlmD gene encoding 23S rRNA (uracil(1939)-C(5))-methyltransferase RlmD, encoding MTESTEEKKVPTKAAGKTPASAPDEWLKVESLDLDAQGVAHNAEGMVVFIEGALPFEEVQLNVHRRKNNWEQGTVTAIRRESSQRVRPGCPHFGLHTGACGGCKMQHLDAAAQVAVKQRALEDNLWHLGKVRPENVLRPMEGPAWHYRYRARLSVRHVVKKGTVLIGFHERKSRYLADMQVCPVLPKQVSDMLMPLRALIGSMDARETCPQIELACGDAPGTTALGTIALVLRHLEPLSSADIGRLKAFAAQNPGVQWWLQAKGPETVKLLEEGGTPLSYELPEFGVTMPFKPTDFTQVNPHINRALVGKALRLLDVQPQERVIDWFCGLGNFTLPLASRAREVLGIEGSDTLVARASDNFKKNEPATLARRALSPTRFVARNLFEMTPAMLVADGSADKWLVDPPREGAFALAKAMADLHLQPELRTDGWTPPKRIVYVSCNPSTLARDAGLLVHQAGYRCTFAGVINMFPHTAHVESIAVFDLA